One window from the genome of Herpetosiphonaceae bacterium encodes:
- a CDS encoding glycoside hydrolase family 2 protein, with the protein MTGFMHHTLSGEWQLRQAESEEWLPGSAPGGVHTDLLAAGRIADPFVGDEEKRVQWVAERDWEYRRVVHVAADLLERRHLFLVCDGLDTLADVWLNGQQLGSAENMFRQYRWDVRDALRAGENELRIVFRSAAGYAAERARERPMREVNDSLPGAPYLRKAPSHFGWDWGPKLPAIGIWRDLRLAGYTIARLDDLHLRQRHADEQVTLAATVTAERWEQAPLRVTLRLTAPDGQVQTADAALDADRKTIEMAVERPQLWWPNGYGAQPLYDVEVELSSDETILDRRTCRIGLRTIELRQQPDDWGRSFTFVVNGQPIFAKGTNWIPADSFPTRVSHAQLDHLIGSAVAAHHNMLRIWGGGYYEDDYLYDLCDRLGVLVWQDFMFACSTYPLDDPALLENVRIEVVENMRRLRYHACLALWCGNNEIETAWVDWGWDVPELADLKAAYDRFFHHTLPAWVAAEDPDLAYWPSSPSSGMAFQNPNGGAVGDMHEWTVWHAMMPLGHYRAITARFVSEFGFQSLPSLRTIATYAEPSEWNMTSYIMEHHQRNPAGNGKIVTYLTAHLRLPKDFDSLVYLSQVLQAEAMRIGVEHWRRDPACSGVLYWQLNDCWPVASWSSIDYIGRWKAAHYASRRFYAPLLLSIEDQQEHMGLFVTSDAAEPWAGKIRWSLETLGGERLDEGAVDVRVAPHSTSHVQTLDFAGRIGDEHRRQTILVCELWQGDERTHMAIGTFAPTKHLALEDPQIEVEVRQDSGQLTVRLQARALARFVELLLDGVDVVLSDNYFDLPAGRPVSVTCPLPAGWTIEQARQRLRVRSVFDSYDHGSRPGIGE; encoded by the coding sequence ATGACAGGATTCATGCATCATACGCTCAGCGGCGAGTGGCAGCTTCGTCAAGCCGAAAGTGAGGAGTGGCTTCCAGGCAGCGCGCCGGGCGGCGTGCATACCGATCTCCTGGCGGCTGGCCGGATCGCCGATCCATTCGTGGGCGACGAAGAGAAGCGCGTGCAGTGGGTGGCCGAGCGCGACTGGGAGTACCGGCGCGTCGTTCACGTCGCAGCCGATCTGCTTGAGCGGCGGCATCTTTTCCTGGTCTGCGATGGGCTGGATACGCTGGCCGACGTGTGGCTCAACGGCCAGCAGCTCGGCAGCGCGGAAAATATGTTCCGCCAGTATCGCTGGGATGTCCGCGACGCGCTGCGGGCTGGAGAGAATGAGCTGCGCATTGTGTTTCGGTCGGCGGCTGGCTATGCTGCCGAGCGCGCGCGCGAGCGCCCGATGCGCGAGGTCAACGATTCGCTGCCGGGCGCGCCCTACCTGCGCAAAGCGCCCAGCCACTTTGGCTGGGACTGGGGACCGAAGCTGCCCGCGATCGGCATCTGGCGCGATCTTCGTCTTGCAGGGTACACGATCGCGCGGCTTGATGATCTGCACCTGCGCCAGCGCCATGCCGATGAGCAGGTGACGCTCGCCGCGACGGTGACAGCCGAGCGCTGGGAGCAGGCACCGCTGCGCGTAACACTGCGGCTGACCGCGCCCGACGGGCAGGTGCAGACGGCGGATGCGGCGCTCGATGCAGACCGCAAGACGATCGAGATGGCCGTCGAGCGACCGCAGCTCTGGTGGCCGAATGGCTACGGCGCGCAGCCGCTGTACGACGTGGAAGTCGAGCTGTCGAGCGACGAGACGATCCTCGATCGGCGGACGTGCAGGATTGGCCTGCGGACCATCGAGCTGCGCCAGCAGCCCGACGATTGGGGCCGATCGTTCACGTTCGTAGTCAACGGGCAGCCGATCTTTGCTAAAGGCACGAACTGGATTCCGGCGGATTCGTTTCCGACCCGTGTCTCGCACGCGCAGCTTGACCACCTGATCGGATCGGCGGTTGCCGCGCATCACAACATGCTGCGGATCTGGGGCGGCGGCTACTACGAAGACGACTACCTCTACGATCTGTGCGACCGGCTGGGCGTGCTGGTCTGGCAAGATTTTATGTTTGCCTGCTCGACCTACCCGCTGGACGATCCCGCGCTGCTGGAGAACGTGCGAATTGAAGTCGTCGAAAACATGCGGCGGCTGCGGTACCATGCCTGCCTGGCGCTGTGGTGCGGCAACAACGAGATCGAAACCGCCTGGGTCGACTGGGGCTGGGACGTGCCGGAGCTGGCCGATCTCAAAGCCGCCTACGACCGCTTTTTTCACCATACGCTGCCCGCATGGGTGGCGGCGGAAGACCCCGATCTTGCCTACTGGCCGAGCTCGCCATCTTCGGGCATGGCGTTTCAAAACCCGAACGGCGGCGCCGTCGGCGATATGCACGAGTGGACGGTCTGGCACGCGATGATGCCGCTGGGTCACTACCGTGCGATCACGGCCCGCTTCGTCAGCGAGTTCGGCTTCCAGTCGCTGCCAAGCCTGCGGACGATCGCGACCTACGCCGAGCCGTCGGAGTGGAACATGACGTCATACATCATGGAGCACCATCAGCGCAACCCGGCGGGCAACGGCAAGATCGTCACCTACCTGACGGCGCATCTGCGCCTGCCCAAAGACTTCGACTCGCTCGTCTATCTGTCGCAGGTGCTTCAGGCGGAGGCGATGCGCATCGGTGTGGAGCATTGGCGGCGTGATCCGGCGTGCAGCGGCGTGCTCTACTGGCAGCTCAACGACTGTTGGCCCGTCGCCTCGTGGTCCAGCATCGACTACATTGGCCGCTGGAAGGCGGCGCACTATGCCAGCCGCCGCTTCTACGCGCCGCTGCTGCTCTCGATCGAGGATCAGCAGGAGCACATGGGCCTCTTCGTCACCAGCGACGCCGCAGAGCCGTGGGCAGGCAAGATCCGCTGGTCGCTTGAGACGCTGGGGGGCGAGCGATTGGACGAAGGCGCTGTAGACGTGCGGGTTGCGCCACATAGCACCAGCCACGTGCAAACGCTGGACTTCGCCGGGCGGATCGGCGACGAGCACCGGCGGCAGACGATCCTGGTCTGCGAGCTATGGCAGGGCGACGAGCGCACGCACATGGCGATCGGCACCTTTGCTCCGACCAAGCATCTGGCCCTGGAAGATCCGCAGATTGAGGTCGAGGTGCGGCAGGACAGCGGGCAGCTCACAGTTCGGCTGCAAGCCCGCGCCCTCGCTCGATTCGTCGAGCTGCTATTGGATGGCGTCGATGTAGTGCTCAGCGACAACTATTTCGACCTGCCCGCCGGTCGACCGGTGAGTGTCACCTGCCCATTACCGGCGGGCTGGACGATCGAGCAGGCGCGGCAACGGCTGCGCGTGCGGTCGGTGTTCGACTCCTACGATCACGGCTCACGACCAGGGATCGGGGAGTAG
- a CDS encoding glycoside hydrolase family 20 zincin-like fold domain-containing protein → MDARPPILIPQPHSFEWSSGSFGFDAQTHLVLGPHAGADTIFAARTLQSAISSMSSLRLPIVKTTSPANQRSAIRLILQGRDDAESQRDGGEQEALGPQAYHLVIAADGVVITAADEAGLFYGVQTLIQFVRIHGRRLPCCICADRPSLPRRGVMLDISRGKVPKLATLERLADMLAHYKINELQLYTEHTFRFPSHPRIGLDCGSLSADDMLALDAVCRARHIALVPNLQSTGHMRHILSLPEYEHLAETPWRWSITPARDESYHFLDELYADFLPAFSTPILNVNSDEAWDHGRGQARVLSAEIGYGRVYLNHILKLHELATRHGRQMMIWADVFHHYPELIAEIPADVILLDWEYEGQPTYPTLEALAGSGRPFYVCPGTSSWNTLFPRIENSLINIRNYVRDGVAAGAIGMLLTDWGDLGHYQPLSHSWYSYLFGAEMAWSGAATATEVFDRAFGPLFLGDASGQAVAAMQRLGRAVEQPGLALPNRSDTVYALYDEPLLGRTLRSAPPEALHEMIAAAEAAMPAFALLSDSLLRHELLFTAHQMIYAAKKVLLGQAIHRALHDLSEATEAAPDGLARLDALIADMERLSDALPPMVAEFEQLWLLSAHRSEIDLNLQRYAALIERFDAALRWLREQRDGYAAGRALDVGLTTYNPGEYLVLWDEGHQDLHRLVNLVGRDAVPPEILRWLDLAS, encoded by the coding sequence ATGGATGCTCGCCCACCGATACTTATTCCCCAGCCGCACAGCTTTGAATGGTCTTCCGGCAGCTTTGGCTTCGATGCCCAGACACATCTCGTGCTGGGTCCGCACGCGGGCGCTGACACGATCTTTGCTGCCCGCACGCTTCAATCCGCGATCAGCAGCATGTCGAGTCTGAGGCTGCCGATCGTTAAGACGACCTCGCCCGCCAACCAGCGCAGTGCGATCCGCCTGATCCTCCAGGGACGCGATGATGCGGAGTCGCAGCGCGACGGCGGGGAGCAGGAGGCGCTCGGCCCGCAAGCCTATCATCTGGTGATCGCGGCAGATGGTGTGGTGATCACAGCGGCGGATGAGGCGGGTCTGTTCTACGGCGTGCAAACGCTGATCCAGTTCGTGCGGATACATGGCCGCCGCCTGCCGTGCTGCATCTGCGCGGACAGGCCAAGCCTGCCGCGTCGCGGCGTGATGCTCGATATTTCGCGCGGCAAAGTGCCGAAGCTAGCCACGCTCGAACGATTGGCCGACATGCTGGCGCACTACAAGATCAACGAGCTACAGCTTTATACTGAGCATACCTTCCGCTTTCCGTCGCATCCACGGATCGGCCTGGATTGCGGCTCGCTCAGCGCCGACGATATGCTGGCGCTGGATGCCGTGTGTCGCGCGCGGCATATCGCGCTGGTGCCCAACCTGCAATCGACCGGCCATATGCGCCATATTTTGAGCTTGCCCGAATATGAGCATCTTGCCGAGACTCCCTGGCGCTGGAGCATCACGCCCGCCCGCGACGAGAGCTACCATTTTCTTGACGAGCTGTACGCCGATTTCCTGCCAGCGTTTTCAACGCCGATCTTGAATGTCAACTCCGACGAGGCGTGGGATCATGGTCGTGGTCAGGCGCGGGTGCTCTCTGCCGAGATTGGCTACGGGCGGGTGTATCTTAATCATATCTTGAAGCTGCACGAGCTTGCGACGCGGCATGGTCGCCAGATGATGATCTGGGCCGATGTGTTCCATCATTATCCTGAGCTGATCGCCGAGATTCCCGCCGATGTGATCCTGCTCGACTGGGAGTATGAGGGCCAGCCCACCTACCCGACGCTCGAAGCGCTTGCTGGATCGGGCCGCCCGTTCTACGTCTGCCCCGGAACGTCCTCGTGGAACACGCTCTTTCCGCGAATCGAGAACTCGCTGATCAATATTCGCAACTACGTGCGCGATGGCGTGGCGGCAGGCGCGATCGGCATGCTGCTCACCGACTGGGGCGATCTCGGCCACTACCAGCCGCTGTCGCACTCCTGGTACAGCTATCTCTTCGGCGCGGAGATGGCCTGGAGCGGCGCGGCCACAGCGACCGAGGTCTTCGACCGGGCGTTCGGGCCGCTGTTCCTGGGCGATGCCTCAGGCCAGGCGGTCGCCGCCATGCAGCGGCTAGGCCGCGCCGTCGAGCAGCCGGGGCTGGCCTTGCCCAATCGCTCGGATACCGTGTATGCGCTCTACGACGAGCCGCTACTGGGCCGTACGCTCCGCTCCGCTCCGCCGGAGGCGCTCCATGAGATGATCGCGGCGGCGGAGGCGGCGATGCCCGCGTTCGCTCTGCTTTCCGACTCGCTGCTGCGCCATGAGCTGCTGTTTACGGCTCACCAGATGATCTATGCCGCCAAGAAAGTCTTGCTCGGCCAGGCGATCCACCGCGCGCTGCACGATCTGTCAGAGGCAACGGAGGCAGCGCCCGATGGCCTGGCGCGTCTCGATGCGCTGATCGCCGACATGGAGCGGCTAAGCGACGCGCTGCCGCCGATGGTCGCGGAGTTCGAGCAGCTCTGGCTGCTCTCGGCGCATCGCAGCGAGATCGACCTGAACCTTCAGCGTTACGCCGCGCTGATCGAGCGCTTCGACGCGGCGCTACGCTGGCTGCGCGAGCAGCGGGATGGCTACGCCGCCGGTCGCGCGCTGGATGTCGGGCTGACGACCTACAATCCCGGCGAGTATCTTGTGCTCTGGGACGAGGGACACCAGGATCTGCATCGGCTGGTGAATCTCGTCGGACGCGATGCCGTGCCGCCGGAGATTCTGAGATGGCTGGATCTTGCGTCCTGA